In a genomic window of Rhododendron vialii isolate Sample 1 chromosome 12a, ASM3025357v1:
- the LOC131310157 gene encoding protein MEI2-like 4 isoform X2, giving the protein MPSERMDGEGLSLPSFFPEEVFYPNERQVGFWKTETMPDHYIDIGVKVDGILGTAGGNSAASSPLEKRMSPESHQRMQSCDLPDPTLTKDQKVNYSLKKHAVGAERAASQSFRIPVDHIPGMRSNLSAKPASYFMEGDEIHVMGPQYENGLFSSSLSELFGRKCFHGAVRLTSNNALYGHSVGAAASHYEDQEPFETLEEIEAQTIGNLLPNDDDLLNGVTDGLDYVGQSNPGEEIEDLDFFSSVGGMDLGEDGFPSGQRDSEFSGGSFSSVGVDQHYREHPSRTLFVRNINSNVEDSELQALFEQFGDIHTLYTACKHRGFVMIAYYDIRASQNAMRALQNKPLRRRNLDIHFSIPKENPSEKYINHGILVVFNLDSSVSNEELHQIFGVYGEIKEIREAPQRGHHRFIEFYDVRAAEAALCALNRSDIAGKKIKLEPSPPVGARHLMPQFPSDMEQDESGPYLHHCSSPSNSTTGFHGPVSHAGITASCMDNRTVPGVHPAIRAPISGPFMENAFHHGLSSSVPNSLSSLVRVESLGNQSSFPESGHSQRQLKVGFQGTPDFHPHSFLEYHDGLTNGAQCNSPVMDANVSARPCNRNENRRFCKPNVNAHSLELNDAVFGFSGNGSCPSPGHHYMWNNSPQPQGMMWPNSPTFVNGVCTGHPPPGLHGQLSRAPSQMLNTILPMNNHHVGSAPSANPSLWDRRHSYAGESPNASGFHPGSLGNMRISGNSPHHLEFVSQNIFPHVGGNCMDLPIPSQNVGLQSHHQRCMMFPGRGQMIPMMSSFDSPNERARSRRSEASSNQGDNKKQFELDVDRIMRGEDNRTTLMIKNIPNKYTSKMLLAAIDECHRGTYDFIYLPIDFKNKCNVGYAFINMTDPSMIIPFYQAFNGKKWEKFNSEKVATLAYARIQGKAALIAHFQNSSLMNEDKRCRPILFNTDGPNAGDQVPFPMGVNIRSRPSKTRAITSEENHQESALNLPNGEEFVNGDSSSD; this is encoded by the exons GTGTAAAAGTGGACGGAATATTGGGAACAGCAGGTGGAAATTCTGCTGCTTCATCACCCCTTGAGAAACGGATGTCACCCGAATCTCATCAGAGGATGCAATCTTGCGATCTTCCTGATCCTACCCTTACCAAAGACCAAAAAGTTAACTATAGCTTAAAGAAGCATGCAGTGGGAGCAGAGAGAGCAGCCAGTCAATCCTTTCGGATACCTGTTGACCATATTCCAGGAATGAGATCAAATTTGAGTGCAAAGCCAGCGTCTTATTTTATGGAAGGTGATGAAATTCATGTCATGGGCCCTCAATACGAGAATGGTCTCTTCTCAAGCTCATTGTCAGAATTATTTGGCAGAAAAT GTTTCCATGGTGCAGTGAGATTAACATCAAATAATGCTCTGTATGGCCATTCTGTTGGTGCTGCTGCCTCCCATTATGAGGATCAGGAACCTTTTGAAACCCTTGAGGAAATTGAGGCTCAAACTATTGGGAATCTCCTCCCTAATGATGATGACCTGCTCAATGGGGTGACTGATGGGCTTGATTATGTGGGCCAATCCAATCCTGGAGAAGAAATTGAAGATTTAGACTTTTTTAGCAGTGTTGGAGGGATGGACTTAGGAGAAGATGGCTTCCCTTCAGGACAGAGAGATTCTGAATTTTCTGGAGGATCTTTCAGTTCGGTTGGTGTGGACCAACATTACAGGGAACATCCGTCACGAACACTGTTTGTGAGAAACATAAATAGCAATGTGGAAGATTCTGAGTTACAGGCCCTTTTTGAG CAATTTGGGGATATACACACTCTTTATACAGCATGCAAGCACAGGGGCTTTGTCATGATAGCATATTATGATATAAGAGCATCCCAAAATGCTATGAGAGCACTTCAGAACAAACCATTGAGACGGAGGAATCTTGACATACATTTCTCAATCCCAAAG GAAAATCCTTCAGAGAAGTATATTAATCACGGTATTCTCGTGGTTTTTAACCTTGATTCTTCTGTTTCAAATGAGGAACTCCATCAGATTTTTGGTGTCTACGGAGAAATTAAGGAG ATCCGTGAGGCTCCACAAAGAGGTCATCACAGGTTTATAGAATTCTATGATGTTAGGGCTGCAGAGGCTGCTCTTTGTGCATTGAACCGCAGTGATATTGCAGGGAAGAAGATTAAGCTTGAACCAAGTCCTCCTGTGGGTGCTAGACA TTTGATGCCACAATTCCCTTCGGATATGGAACAAGATGAATCTGGTCCATATCTACACCATTGTAGCTCGCCTAGTAACTCAACAACAGGATTTCATG GGCCAGTTTCTCATGCAGGGATCACAGCTTCTTGCATGGATAACAGAACTGTTCCAGGGGTACACCCTGCAATCCGAGCCCCGATTAGTGGTCCATTCATGGAAAATGCATTCCATCATGGACTCTCATCTAGTGTTCCTAACAGTTTATCCTCTTTGGTAAGAGTTGAATCACTTGGCAATCAATCCAGTTTCCCCGAGTCTGGCCACTCACAGAGGCAGCTAAAAGTTGGATTTCAAGGAACACCTGATTTTCATCCTCATTCCTTCCTGGAGTATCATGATGGTTTAACTAATGGTGCTCAGTGCAATTCTCCGGTCATGGATGCTAATGTTAGTGCCAGGCCATGCAACAGAAATGAGAACCGACGATTCTGTAAACCGAACGTAAATGCCCATTCACTTGAACTGAATGATGCTG tttttggtttttccgGAAATGGGAGCTGTCCCTCTCCTGGACATCATTATATGTGGAATAATTCACCTCAGCCTCAAGGCATGATGTGGCCAAACTCACCAACATTTGTAAACGGGGTTTGCACTGGTCATCCCCCTCCTGGTTTGCATGGACAACTTTCGAGAGCACCATCGCAGATGCTGAATACGATCTTACCAATGAATAATCACCATGTGGGATCAGCACCATCTGCAAATCCTTCTCTTTGGGACAGACGACACTCCTATGCTGGGGAATCCCCCAATGCTTCTGGCTTTCATCCAGGTTCTCTTGGGAACATGAGAATTTCTGGTAATTCGCCACATCATTTGGAATTCGTCTCCCAAAATATCTTTCCTCATGTTGGTGGAAACTGCATGGACCTGCCTATACCTTCCCAAAATGTTGGATTGCAGTCCCATCATCAAAGGTGCATGATGTTTCCTGGACGAGGTCAAATGATTCCTATGATGAGTTCCTTTGATTCTCCTAATGAACGGGCTAGGAGTCGTAGAAGTGAAGCCAGTTCCAACCAAGGTGACAACAAGAAACAGTTTGAACTTGACGTTGACCGCATAATGCGAGGAGAAGACAACCGGACAACACTTATGATAAAGAACATTCCTAACAA GTATACTTCAAAGATGCTTTTAGCTGCAATTGATGAATGCCATAGAGGAACTTATGATTTTATTTATCTTCCTATCGATTTTAAG AACAAATGCAATGTGGGTTATGCATTCATCAACATGACTGATCCTTCCATGATAATTCCATTCTATCAG GCATTTAATGGAAAGAAATGGGAAAAGTTTAACAGCGAAAAGGTTGCAACACTTGCTTATGCTCGCATACAGGGAAAAGCTGCTCTCATTGCTCATTTTCAGAACTCAAGCTTGATGAATGAGGATAAGCGATGTCGGCCAATCCTCTTCAACACTGATGGTCCCAATGCAGGTGATCAG GTGCCATTCCCTATGGGCGTCAACATCCGATCAAGACCCAGCAAAACTAGAGCCATTACCAGTGAGGAAAACCATCAAGAAAGCGCACTAAATCTGCCAAATGGGGAGGAATTTGTTAATGGGGACTCGTCTTCAGACTGA
- the LOC131310157 gene encoding protein MEI2-like 4 isoform X1 yields the protein MPSERMDGEGLSLPSFFPEEVFYPNERQVGFWKTETMPDHYIDIGVKVDGILGTAGGNSAASSPLEKRMSPESHQRMQSCDLPDPTLTKDQKVNYSLKKHAVGAERAASQSFRIPVDHIPGMRSNLSAKPASYFMEGDEIHVMGPQYENGLFSSSLSELFGRKCFHGAVRLTSNNALYGHSVGAAASHYEDQEPFETLEEIEAQTIGNLLPNDDDLLNGVTDGLDYVGQSNPGEEIEDLDFFSSVGGMDLGEDGFPSGQRDSEFSGGSFSSVGVDQHYREHPSRTLFVRNINSNVEDSELQALFEQFGDIHTLYTACKHRGFVMIAYYDIRASQNAMRALQNKPLRRRNLDIHFSIPKENPSEKYINHGILVVFNLDSSVSNEELHQIFGVYGEIKEIREAPQRGHHRFIEFYDVRAAEAALCALNRSDIAGKKIKLEPSPPVGARQCLMPQFPSDMEQDESGPYLHHCSSPSNSTTGFHGPVSHAGITASCMDNRTVPGVHPAIRAPISGPFMENAFHHGLSSSVPNSLSSLVRVESLGNQSSFPESGHSQRQLKVGFQGTPDFHPHSFLEYHDGLTNGAQCNSPVMDANVSARPCNRNENRRFCKPNVNAHSLELNDAVFGFSGNGSCPSPGHHYMWNNSPQPQGMMWPNSPTFVNGVCTGHPPPGLHGQLSRAPSQMLNTILPMNNHHVGSAPSANPSLWDRRHSYAGESPNASGFHPGSLGNMRISGNSPHHLEFVSQNIFPHVGGNCMDLPIPSQNVGLQSHHQRCMMFPGRGQMIPMMSSFDSPNERARSRRSEASSNQGDNKKQFELDVDRIMRGEDNRTTLMIKNIPNKYTSKMLLAAIDECHRGTYDFIYLPIDFKNKCNVGYAFINMTDPSMIIPFYQAFNGKKWEKFNSEKVATLAYARIQGKAALIAHFQNSSLMNEDKRCRPILFNTDGPNAGDQVPFPMGVNIRSRPSKTRAITSEENHQESALNLPNGEEFVNGDSSSD from the exons GTGTAAAAGTGGACGGAATATTGGGAACAGCAGGTGGAAATTCTGCTGCTTCATCACCCCTTGAGAAACGGATGTCACCCGAATCTCATCAGAGGATGCAATCTTGCGATCTTCCTGATCCTACCCTTACCAAAGACCAAAAAGTTAACTATAGCTTAAAGAAGCATGCAGTGGGAGCAGAGAGAGCAGCCAGTCAATCCTTTCGGATACCTGTTGACCATATTCCAGGAATGAGATCAAATTTGAGTGCAAAGCCAGCGTCTTATTTTATGGAAGGTGATGAAATTCATGTCATGGGCCCTCAATACGAGAATGGTCTCTTCTCAAGCTCATTGTCAGAATTATTTGGCAGAAAAT GTTTCCATGGTGCAGTGAGATTAACATCAAATAATGCTCTGTATGGCCATTCTGTTGGTGCTGCTGCCTCCCATTATGAGGATCAGGAACCTTTTGAAACCCTTGAGGAAATTGAGGCTCAAACTATTGGGAATCTCCTCCCTAATGATGATGACCTGCTCAATGGGGTGACTGATGGGCTTGATTATGTGGGCCAATCCAATCCTGGAGAAGAAATTGAAGATTTAGACTTTTTTAGCAGTGTTGGAGGGATGGACTTAGGAGAAGATGGCTTCCCTTCAGGACAGAGAGATTCTGAATTTTCTGGAGGATCTTTCAGTTCGGTTGGTGTGGACCAACATTACAGGGAACATCCGTCACGAACACTGTTTGTGAGAAACATAAATAGCAATGTGGAAGATTCTGAGTTACAGGCCCTTTTTGAG CAATTTGGGGATATACACACTCTTTATACAGCATGCAAGCACAGGGGCTTTGTCATGATAGCATATTATGATATAAGAGCATCCCAAAATGCTATGAGAGCACTTCAGAACAAACCATTGAGACGGAGGAATCTTGACATACATTTCTCAATCCCAAAG GAAAATCCTTCAGAGAAGTATATTAATCACGGTATTCTCGTGGTTTTTAACCTTGATTCTTCTGTTTCAAATGAGGAACTCCATCAGATTTTTGGTGTCTACGGAGAAATTAAGGAG ATCCGTGAGGCTCCACAAAGAGGTCATCACAGGTTTATAGAATTCTATGATGTTAGGGCTGCAGAGGCTGCTCTTTGTGCATTGAACCGCAGTGATATTGCAGGGAAGAAGATTAAGCTTGAACCAAGTCCTCCTGTGGGTGCTAGACAGTG TTTGATGCCACAATTCCCTTCGGATATGGAACAAGATGAATCTGGTCCATATCTACACCATTGTAGCTCGCCTAGTAACTCAACAACAGGATTTCATG GGCCAGTTTCTCATGCAGGGATCACAGCTTCTTGCATGGATAACAGAACTGTTCCAGGGGTACACCCTGCAATCCGAGCCCCGATTAGTGGTCCATTCATGGAAAATGCATTCCATCATGGACTCTCATCTAGTGTTCCTAACAGTTTATCCTCTTTGGTAAGAGTTGAATCACTTGGCAATCAATCCAGTTTCCCCGAGTCTGGCCACTCACAGAGGCAGCTAAAAGTTGGATTTCAAGGAACACCTGATTTTCATCCTCATTCCTTCCTGGAGTATCATGATGGTTTAACTAATGGTGCTCAGTGCAATTCTCCGGTCATGGATGCTAATGTTAGTGCCAGGCCATGCAACAGAAATGAGAACCGACGATTCTGTAAACCGAACGTAAATGCCCATTCACTTGAACTGAATGATGCTG tttttggtttttccgGAAATGGGAGCTGTCCCTCTCCTGGACATCATTATATGTGGAATAATTCACCTCAGCCTCAAGGCATGATGTGGCCAAACTCACCAACATTTGTAAACGGGGTTTGCACTGGTCATCCCCCTCCTGGTTTGCATGGACAACTTTCGAGAGCACCATCGCAGATGCTGAATACGATCTTACCAATGAATAATCACCATGTGGGATCAGCACCATCTGCAAATCCTTCTCTTTGGGACAGACGACACTCCTATGCTGGGGAATCCCCCAATGCTTCTGGCTTTCATCCAGGTTCTCTTGGGAACATGAGAATTTCTGGTAATTCGCCACATCATTTGGAATTCGTCTCCCAAAATATCTTTCCTCATGTTGGTGGAAACTGCATGGACCTGCCTATACCTTCCCAAAATGTTGGATTGCAGTCCCATCATCAAAGGTGCATGATGTTTCCTGGACGAGGTCAAATGATTCCTATGATGAGTTCCTTTGATTCTCCTAATGAACGGGCTAGGAGTCGTAGAAGTGAAGCCAGTTCCAACCAAGGTGACAACAAGAAACAGTTTGAACTTGACGTTGACCGCATAATGCGAGGAGAAGACAACCGGACAACACTTATGATAAAGAACATTCCTAACAA GTATACTTCAAAGATGCTTTTAGCTGCAATTGATGAATGCCATAGAGGAACTTATGATTTTATTTATCTTCCTATCGATTTTAAG AACAAATGCAATGTGGGTTATGCATTCATCAACATGACTGATCCTTCCATGATAATTCCATTCTATCAG GCATTTAATGGAAAGAAATGGGAAAAGTTTAACAGCGAAAAGGTTGCAACACTTGCTTATGCTCGCATACAGGGAAAAGCTGCTCTCATTGCTCATTTTCAGAACTCAAGCTTGATGAATGAGGATAAGCGATGTCGGCCAATCCTCTTCAACACTGATGGTCCCAATGCAGGTGATCAG GTGCCATTCCCTATGGGCGTCAACATCCGATCAAGACCCAGCAAAACTAGAGCCATTACCAGTGAGGAAAACCATCAAGAAAGCGCACTAAATCTGCCAAATGGGGAGGAATTTGTTAATGGGGACTCGTCTTCAGACTGA
- the LOC131310157 gene encoding protein MEI2-like 4 isoform X6, producing MPSERMDGEGLSLPSFFPEEVFYPNERQVGFWKTETMPDHYIDIGVKVDGILGTAGGNSAASSPLEKRMSPESHQRMQSCDLPDPTLTKDQKVNYSLKKHAVGAERAASQSFRIPVDHIPGMRSNLSAKPASYFMEGDEIHVMGPQYENGLFSSSLSELFGRKLRLTSNNALYGHSVGAAASHYEDQEPFETLEEIEAQTIGNLLPNDDDLLNGVTDGLDYVGQSNPGEEIEDLDFFSSVGGMDLGEDGFPSGQRDSEFSGGSFSSVGVDQHYREHPSRTLFVRNINSNVEDSELQALFEQFGDIHTLYTACKHRGFVMIAYYDIRASQNAMRALQNKPLRRRNLDIHFSIPKENPSEKYINHGILVVFNLDSSVSNEELHQIFGVYGEIKEIREAPQRGHHRFIEFYDVRAAEAALCALNRSDIAGKKIKLEPSPPVGARQCLMPQFPSDMEQDESGPYLHHCSSPSNSTTGFHGPVSHAGITASCMDNRTVPGVHPAIRAPISGPFMENAFHHGLSSSVPNSLSSLVRVESLGNQSSFPESGHSQRQLKVGFQGTPDFHPHSFLEYHDGLTNGAQCNSPVMDANVSARPCNRNENRRFCKPNVNAHSLELNDAVFGFSGNGSCPSPGHHYMWNNSPQPQGMMWPNSPTFVNGVCTGHPPPGLHGQLSRAPSQMLNTILPMNNHHVGSAPSANPSLWDRRHSYAGESPNASGFHPGSLGNMRISGNSPHHLEFVSQNIFPHVGGNCMDLPIPSQNVGLQSHHQRCMMFPGRGQMIPMMSSFDSPNERARSRRSEASSNQGDNKKQFELDVDRIMRGEDNRTTLMIKNIPNKYTSKMLLAAIDECHRGTYDFIYLPIDFKNKCNVGYAFINMTDPSMIIPFYQAFNGKKWEKFNSEKVATLAYARIQGKAALIAHFQNSSLMNEDKRCRPILFNTDGPNAGDQVPFPMGVNIRSRPSKTRAITSEENHQESALNLPNGEEFVNGDSSSD from the exons GTGTAAAAGTGGACGGAATATTGGGAACAGCAGGTGGAAATTCTGCTGCTTCATCACCCCTTGAGAAACGGATGTCACCCGAATCTCATCAGAGGATGCAATCTTGCGATCTTCCTGATCCTACCCTTACCAAAGACCAAAAAGTTAACTATAGCTTAAAGAAGCATGCAGTGGGAGCAGAGAGAGCAGCCAGTCAATCCTTTCGGATACCTGTTGACCATATTCCAGGAATGAGATCAAATTTGAGTGCAAAGCCAGCGTCTTATTTTATGGAAGGTGATGAAATTCATGTCATGGGCCCTCAATACGAGAATGGTCTCTTCTCAAGCTCATTGTCAGAATTATTTGGCAGAAAAT TGAGATTAACATCAAATAATGCTCTGTATGGCCATTCTGTTGGTGCTGCTGCCTCCCATTATGAGGATCAGGAACCTTTTGAAACCCTTGAGGAAATTGAGGCTCAAACTATTGGGAATCTCCTCCCTAATGATGATGACCTGCTCAATGGGGTGACTGATGGGCTTGATTATGTGGGCCAATCCAATCCTGGAGAAGAAATTGAAGATTTAGACTTTTTTAGCAGTGTTGGAGGGATGGACTTAGGAGAAGATGGCTTCCCTTCAGGACAGAGAGATTCTGAATTTTCTGGAGGATCTTTCAGTTCGGTTGGTGTGGACCAACATTACAGGGAACATCCGTCACGAACACTGTTTGTGAGAAACATAAATAGCAATGTGGAAGATTCTGAGTTACAGGCCCTTTTTGAG CAATTTGGGGATATACACACTCTTTATACAGCATGCAAGCACAGGGGCTTTGTCATGATAGCATATTATGATATAAGAGCATCCCAAAATGCTATGAGAGCACTTCAGAACAAACCATTGAGACGGAGGAATCTTGACATACATTTCTCAATCCCAAAG GAAAATCCTTCAGAGAAGTATATTAATCACGGTATTCTCGTGGTTTTTAACCTTGATTCTTCTGTTTCAAATGAGGAACTCCATCAGATTTTTGGTGTCTACGGAGAAATTAAGGAG ATCCGTGAGGCTCCACAAAGAGGTCATCACAGGTTTATAGAATTCTATGATGTTAGGGCTGCAGAGGCTGCTCTTTGTGCATTGAACCGCAGTGATATTGCAGGGAAGAAGATTAAGCTTGAACCAAGTCCTCCTGTGGGTGCTAGACAGTG TTTGATGCCACAATTCCCTTCGGATATGGAACAAGATGAATCTGGTCCATATCTACACCATTGTAGCTCGCCTAGTAACTCAACAACAGGATTTCATG GGCCAGTTTCTCATGCAGGGATCACAGCTTCTTGCATGGATAACAGAACTGTTCCAGGGGTACACCCTGCAATCCGAGCCCCGATTAGTGGTCCATTCATGGAAAATGCATTCCATCATGGACTCTCATCTAGTGTTCCTAACAGTTTATCCTCTTTGGTAAGAGTTGAATCACTTGGCAATCAATCCAGTTTCCCCGAGTCTGGCCACTCACAGAGGCAGCTAAAAGTTGGATTTCAAGGAACACCTGATTTTCATCCTCATTCCTTCCTGGAGTATCATGATGGTTTAACTAATGGTGCTCAGTGCAATTCTCCGGTCATGGATGCTAATGTTAGTGCCAGGCCATGCAACAGAAATGAGAACCGACGATTCTGTAAACCGAACGTAAATGCCCATTCACTTGAACTGAATGATGCTG tttttggtttttccgGAAATGGGAGCTGTCCCTCTCCTGGACATCATTATATGTGGAATAATTCACCTCAGCCTCAAGGCATGATGTGGCCAAACTCACCAACATTTGTAAACGGGGTTTGCACTGGTCATCCCCCTCCTGGTTTGCATGGACAACTTTCGAGAGCACCATCGCAGATGCTGAATACGATCTTACCAATGAATAATCACCATGTGGGATCAGCACCATCTGCAAATCCTTCTCTTTGGGACAGACGACACTCCTATGCTGGGGAATCCCCCAATGCTTCTGGCTTTCATCCAGGTTCTCTTGGGAACATGAGAATTTCTGGTAATTCGCCACATCATTTGGAATTCGTCTCCCAAAATATCTTTCCTCATGTTGGTGGAAACTGCATGGACCTGCCTATACCTTCCCAAAATGTTGGATTGCAGTCCCATCATCAAAGGTGCATGATGTTTCCTGGACGAGGTCAAATGATTCCTATGATGAGTTCCTTTGATTCTCCTAATGAACGGGCTAGGAGTCGTAGAAGTGAAGCCAGTTCCAACCAAGGTGACAACAAGAAACAGTTTGAACTTGACGTTGACCGCATAATGCGAGGAGAAGACAACCGGACAACACTTATGATAAAGAACATTCCTAACAA GTATACTTCAAAGATGCTTTTAGCTGCAATTGATGAATGCCATAGAGGAACTTATGATTTTATTTATCTTCCTATCGATTTTAAG AACAAATGCAATGTGGGTTATGCATTCATCAACATGACTGATCCTTCCATGATAATTCCATTCTATCAG GCATTTAATGGAAAGAAATGGGAAAAGTTTAACAGCGAAAAGGTTGCAACACTTGCTTATGCTCGCATACAGGGAAAAGCTGCTCTCATTGCTCATTTTCAGAACTCAAGCTTGATGAATGAGGATAAGCGATGTCGGCCAATCCTCTTCAACACTGATGGTCCCAATGCAGGTGATCAG GTGCCATTCCCTATGGGCGTCAACATCCGATCAAGACCCAGCAAAACTAGAGCCATTACCAGTGAGGAAAACCATCAAGAAAGCGCACTAAATCTGCCAAATGGGGAGGAATTTGTTAATGGGGACTCGTCTTCAGACTGA